A single region of the Prevotella sp. HUN102 genome encodes:
- a CDS encoding phage holin family protein has product MFSNDNNVETIAQLVEVVKHYIGLQSEYVKLDVIEKVVRLLTVIALLAVFVGLLTISLIYFSFAAVYALEPYIGSLSLSFAIVGFCYLVLLILFIFLRHRLVERPLVRFLAGLLMSK; this is encoded by the coding sequence ATGTTCTCTAACGACAACAATGTAGAAACCATTGCCCAACTCGTTGAGGTAGTAAAACATTACATCGGACTTCAGTCTGAATACGTGAAGTTGGATGTGATAGAGAAGGTTGTGCGCTTGCTGACGGTTATTGCCCTGCTGGCAGTATTCGTTGGCTTGCTCACGATTTCCCTTATCTACTTCTCGTTTGCCGCAGTCTATGCGCTCGAACCTTATATAGGCTCGCTCTCGCTCTCGTTTGCCATCGTGGGATTCTGCTATCTGGTTTTGCTCATATTGTTCATCTTCCTTCGCCATCGTCTTGTGGAGCGTCCTCTCGTAAGATTTCTGGCAGGTCTTTTAATGTCAAAATAG
- a CDS encoding YtxH domain-containing protein: MKTLGYIGAFLGGAIAGAALGLLCAPEKGADTRTKISDAVDDFCKKHDIKLSRKETDEFVEDIKDAASDVL; the protein is encoded by the coding sequence ATGAAGACATTAGGCTATATCGGTGCTTTCCTCGGTGGTGCAATCGCAGGTGCCGCGCTCGGTTTGTTGTGTGCTCCTGAAAAGGGTGCCGACACTCGTACAAAGATTTCTGATGCTGTGGATGATTTCTGCAAGAAGCACGACATCAAGCTCAGCCGTAAGGAAACTGACGAATTTGTAGAAGACATCAAGGACGCTGCATCAGACGTTCTCTAA
- a CDS encoding SPOR domain-containing protein, whose translation MKKLMILGAAVCVAMAFTGCKSSESAYKKAYEKAKSQERTGYNENATESSDVPVVAPVETQPVTETPVYDNYDNETVRKENVSVVSGSGLKVYSVVVGSFRNKANADGLQQRMRNSGYDAQLAYNSERDMYRVVASTYDSKASAVQSRNQLRSQFPDAWLLSK comes from the coding sequence ATGAAGAAATTGATGATTTTAGGTGCAGCGGTATGTGTTGCAATGGCATTCACAGGTTGTAAATCAAGCGAAAGCGCATACAAGAAGGCTTATGAAAAGGCTAAATCACAGGAGCGCACAGGTTACAATGAAAACGCAACAGAGTCATCAGATGTACCCGTAGTAGCACCGGTTGAAACTCAGCCTGTTACCGAAACTCCAGTTTACGATAACTACGACAACGAGACTGTCCGCAAGGAAAACGTATCCGTGGTTAGCGGCTCGGGCTTGAAGGTTTACAGCGTAGTCGTTGGTTCATTCCGCAACAAGGCAAACGCAGACGGTTTGCAGCAGCGTATGCGCAATTCCGGCTACGATGCACAGCTTGCTTACAACTCTGAGAGAGATATGTATCGTGTAGTGGCTTCTACATACGACAGCAAGGCTTCTGCCGTTCAGAGCCGTAACCAGTTGCGTTCACAGTTCCCTGACGCTTGGTTGCTTTCTAAGTAA
- the ruvX gene encoding Holliday junction resolvase RuvX, which yields MGRILSVDYGKKRTGLAVTDPLQIIANGLVTVATSELFDFLNDYIKKETVDRIVVGRPLQLNGEPSENLARVEQFVNRWRKAVPAIPIEYYDERFTSAIAHQAMIAGGVKKKTRKEDKGLVDEISATIILQDYMRSKGL from the coding sequence ATGGGCAGAATACTGTCAGTAGATTACGGAAAGAAAAGAACAGGTCTGGCAGTCACCGACCCATTGCAGATTATTGCCAATGGGCTGGTGACTGTTGCCACATCTGAACTGTTCGATTTCCTGAACGATTACATCAAAAAGGAAACGGTGGACAGAATCGTTGTGGGCAGACCTCTTCAACTGAATGGCGAACCCAGCGAGAATCTGGCTCGTGTGGAGCAATTCGTGAACCGTTGGAGAAAAGCCGTCCCGGCTATTCCGATAGAGTATTACGACGAGCGTTTCACTTCTGCCATTGCACATCAGGCGATGATTGCCGGCGGAGTGAAGAAAAAGACACGCAAAGAAGATAAAGGATTGGTTGATGAGATTTCAGCAACTATCATCCTTCAGGACTATATGAGGTCGAAGGGCTTATAG
- the def gene encoding peptide deformylase yields MILPIYTFGQPVLRKVAEDIPLDYPDLQQLIADMFETCSASDGIGLAAPQIGKAIRLVVIDLDVISEHFPEYKGFKHAFINGHILELDDTETETMEEGCLSLPGIHENVTRATRIRVKYVDESLEEHDEWIEGYLARVIQHEFDHIEGKVFTDRISPFRKQMIAKKMKALQSGRFNCHYKVKPANK; encoded by the coding sequence ATGATTTTACCAATTTATACATTTGGGCAACCGGTGCTTCGCAAAGTGGCAGAGGATATTCCTTTGGACTATCCGGACTTGCAGCAGCTCATTGCCGATATGTTTGAAACTTGTTCGGCAAGCGATGGCATTGGCTTGGCAGCTCCTCAGATTGGAAAGGCAATCCGTCTCGTTGTGATTGACCTTGACGTTATTTCAGAGCATTTCCCGGAATACAAGGGATTCAAGCACGCATTTATCAATGGGCATATTCTGGAACTTGACGATACGGAAACGGAAACAATGGAAGAGGGCTGTCTTTCGTTGCCGGGCATACACGAGAATGTAACCCGCGCTACCCGTATCCGTGTGAAGTATGTTGATGAGAGTCTGGAAGAACACGATGAATGGATTGAGGGCTATTTGGCACGCGTTATTCAGCACGAGTTCGACCATATTGAGGGAAAGGTGTTTACAGATCGCATTTCCCCATTCCGTAAACAGATGATTGCCAAGAAAATGAAGGCTTTGCAGAGTGGACGTTTCAATTGCCACTACAAGGTAAAGCCTGCAAACAAATAA
- a CDS encoding tetratricopeptide repeat protein — translation MFRCFVICLIALFALPASAQYNIKKLMEEGRRTLDQGYYVASLQIFNRIVALKPNLYEAWYLMALSKYHLEDYKGADEDCLEALKLQPYIADIFELYGMACIREEKYDSAIMAYTKALDINPDNQDFWFNRAYSFYMNQNKEEASKQLAYILNRWPKFEAARLLDEEIRSGRKLKRKPVQSAKTDMIKLSSLSRGSWLMQRMPKEDTKNTPNPSKEGELKIKHDFIKLY, via the coding sequence ATGTTTCGATGCTTCGTAATATGTCTGATAGCTTTGTTTGCGCTGCCTGCTTCTGCCCAGTACAACATCAAGAAGTTAATGGAGGAAGGACGGCGCACGCTCGATCAGGGATATTACGTGGCATCGTTGCAGATTTTCAATAGAATTGTAGCCTTAAAACCAAATTTGTATGAGGCGTGGTACTTGATGGCTTTATCCAAATACCATCTTGAAGACTACAAAGGAGCTGATGAGGATTGCTTGGAGGCTCTTAAACTCCAGCCATATATCGCAGATATTTTTGAACTTTACGGAATGGCTTGTATCCGTGAAGAAAAGTACGATAGTGCCATTATGGCTTATACAAAGGCATTGGATATCAATCCCGACAATCAGGATTTCTGGTTCAATCGTGCTTATAGCTTTTATATGAATCAAAACAAGGAAGAAGCATCCAAACAGTTGGCATATATATTGAACAGATGGCCTAAATTTGAAGCTGCCAGATTGCTGGACGAGGAGATTCGGTCGGGAAGAAAACTGAAACGCAAGCCGGTGCAGTCTGCCAAAACAGATATGATAAAACTCAGTTCGTTGAGTCGTGGCAGTTGGCTGATGCAGAGAATGCCGAAAGAAGACACAAAGAACACTCCGAATCCGTCTAAGGAAGGAGAGCTGAAGATAAAGCACGATTTTATAAAACTTTATTAG
- the thrS gene encoding threonine--tRNA ligase, which translates to MVKITFPDGSVREYEQGVTGLQIAESISPALARNVVSCGINGVTTELNRPINKDATIALYKFEDEEGKHTFWHSSAHLLAEALKELYPGIQFGFGPALENGFFYDVQTADGTPISENDFPKIEQKMLELAKKDSPIVRREVAKKDAVEEFTADGQAYKVEHIVEDLEDGTISTYSQGNFTDLCRGPHLMSTGLIKAVKLTSVAGAFWRGDAKSDQLTRIYGITFPKKKMLDEYLVMLEEAKKRDHRKIGKEMELFMFSDRVGKGLPIWLPKGTQVRLRLQEVLRKLQRPYDYQEVITPGIGGKNLYVTSGHYAHYGKDSFQPIQTPEEGEEYMLKPMNCPHHCEIFAHKPRSYKDLPLRIAEFGTVFRYEKSGELHGLTRVRTFTQDDAHLFVRPEQVKKEFEDVIDIIQKVFVTFGFENYEAQISLRDPKDKEKYIGSDEVWEESENAIKEACAEKGLKARVEIGEAAFYGPKLDFMVKDAIGRRWQLGTIQVDYNLPNRFKLEYTAEDNTKKTPVMIHRAPFGSLERFTAVLIEHTAGHFPLWLTPDQVAILPISEKYNEYAEEVKKFLETKDVRALVDDRNEKIGRKIRDNELKRVPYMVIVGEKEMAEGLVSMRVQGGGEQATMPMADFAKRVQDEVAEQMKNLE; encoded by the coding sequence ATGGTTAAAATCACTTTCCCAGACGGTTCCGTTCGTGAATACGAACAGGGCGTAACTGGACTGCAAATCGCAGAGAGCATCTCACCGGCTCTCGCTCGCAACGTTGTATCTTGCGGGATCAATGGTGTAACAACAGAACTTAACCGCCCTATCAACAAAGACGCAACTATCGCGCTTTATAAGTTTGAAGACGAAGAAGGCAAACACACCTTCTGGCATTCTTCTGCCCATCTCCTCGCTGAAGCATTGAAGGAACTCTATCCCGGTATTCAGTTCGGATTCGGTCCGGCACTCGAAAATGGCTTCTTCTACGATGTTCAGACAGCAGACGGCACACCTATCTCTGAGAACGACTTTCCAAAGATTGAGCAGAAGATGCTTGAACTCGCAAAGAAAGACTCTCCTATCGTCCGCCGTGAGGTAGCAAAGAAAGATGCAGTTGAGGAATTTACTGCTGATGGTCAGGCTTATAAAGTGGAGCACATCGTGGAAGATCTCGAAGACGGAACTATTTCGACATATTCCCAAGGCAATTTCACTGACCTTTGCCGTGGTCCGCACTTGATGTCTACCGGTCTTATCAAGGCTGTAAAGCTGACAAGCGTTGCCGGTGCATTCTGGCGTGGCGATGCCAAGAGCGACCAGCTTACGCGTATTTACGGTATTACCTTCCCAAAGAAGAAGATGCTCGACGAATATCTCGTGATGCTTGAGGAAGCCAAGAAGCGCGACCACCGCAAGATTGGCAAGGAAATGGAACTCTTTATGTTCTCTGACAGAGTTGGCAAAGGTCTTCCTATCTGGTTGCCGAAGGGTACTCAGGTGCGTCTTCGCCTTCAGGAAGTTCTTCGCAAATTGCAGCGTCCTTACGATTATCAGGAAGTTATCACTCCGGGGATCGGTGGTAAGAACCTCTACGTAACTTCCGGACACTACGCACATTACGGCAAGGATTCTTTCCAGCCAATCCAAACTCCTGAAGAAGGCGAGGAATATATGCTGAAGCCAATGAACTGTCCTCATCATTGTGAGATTTTCGCACACAAGCCACGTTCATACAAAGATCTTCCACTCCGTATTGCAGAGTTCGGTACTGTATTCCGTTATGAGAAGAGTGGAGAACTTCACGGCTTGACACGTGTCCGTACATTTACTCAGGACGATGCCCACCTCTTTGTTCGCCCCGAACAGGTAAAGAAAGAGTTTGAGGACGTTATCGACATCATTCAGAAAGTGTTCGTAACCTTCGGCTTTGAGAACTACGAAGCACAGATTTCACTTCGTGATCCTAAGGATAAAGAGAAGTATATCGGCTCTGATGAAGTTTGGGAAGAAAGTGAAAATGCCATCAAGGAAGCCTGTGCTGAAAAGGGATTGAAGGCACGTGTGGAGATTGGCGAAGCTGCATTCTATGGTCCTAAACTTGATTTTATGGTCAAAGATGCCATCGGTCGTCGTTGGCAGTTGGGTACGATTCAGGTAGACTACAACCTGCCGAACCGTTTCAAACTGGAATATACAGCCGAAGACAACACAAAGAAGACTCCTGTGATGATTCATCGTGCGCCATTCGGTTCATTGGAACGTTTCACAGCCGTACTTATCGAGCACACGGCAGGTCATTTCCCATTGTGGCTGACACCTGATCAGGTGGCTATTCTCCCAATTTCAGAGAAGTATAATGAGTACGCAGAAGAGGTTAAGAAGTTCCTCGAAACCAAGGATGTCCGTGCATTGGTTGATGACCGAAACGAGAAAATCGGACGTAAGATTCGCGACAACGAATTGAAGCGCGTACCTTATATGGTAATCGTGGGCGAAAAGGAAATGGCCGAAGGTCTTGTTTCAATGCGTGTTCAGGGTGGTGGCGAGCAAGCTACTATGCCTATGGCTGATTTTGCAAAGCGAGTTCAGGATGAAGTTGCTGAGCAGATGAAGAATCTTGAATAA
- the infC gene encoding translation initiation factor IF-3, producing MKNDKMKMQYRVNEQIRAREVRVVSEGEAEVMPTRKALDQARSEGLDLVEISPNAQPPVCRIIDYSKFLYQQKKHQKEMKQKQVKQEVKEIRFGPQTDEHDYQFKLKHAQEFLNEGNKVRAYVFFRGRSILFKEQGEVLLLRFANDLEELGKVEQMPKLEGKKMFLYLAPKKAAGVQKKSQQRRDREEAESNAKKAIAEKAETEGNADNGLFANAKNGADVLSKLKNED from the coding sequence ATGAAGAATGACAAAATGAAGATGCAGTACCGAGTGAACGAACAGATTCGGGCTCGAGAAGTACGTGTGGTAAGTGAAGGCGAGGCAGAAGTAATGCCCACCCGTAAAGCTTTGGATCAGGCCCGCAGCGAAGGGTTGGATCTTGTGGAGATTTCTCCAAACGCACAACCTCCAGTTTGTCGTATCATCGACTATTCAAAATTCCTCTACCAGCAGAAGAAACATCAGAAAGAGATGAAGCAGAAGCAGGTAAAGCAGGAAGTAAAGGAAATTCGTTTCGGACCTCAGACTGATGAACACGACTATCAGTTCAAACTAAAGCACGCTCAGGAGTTCCTCAATGAGGGTAACAAGGTTCGTGCATACGTATTCTTCCGTGGACGTTCTATCCTTTTCAAGGAGCAAGGCGAGGTTTTGCTTCTTCGTTTTGCAAATGATTTGGAAGAACTGGGAAAAGTAGAGCAGATGCCAAAGCTCGAAGGCAAGAAGATGTTCCTCTACCTTGCACCAAAGAAAGCAGCAGGCGTGCAAAAGAAAAGCCAACAGCGTCGCGATCGCGAAGAAGCTGAAAGCAATGCAAAGAAAGCTATTGCAGAAAAGGCTGAAACTGAAGGAAATGCAGATAACGGCTTGTTTGCAAATGCCAAGAATGGTGCTGATGTACTCAGCAAATTGAAGAATGAAGATTAA
- the rpmI gene encoding 50S ribosomal protein L35: MPKQKTNSGAKKRFSFTGTGKVKRNKAYHSHILTKKTKKQKRNLVHSAIVDSSNMKQVRDLLNLR, encoded by the coding sequence ATGCCAAAGCAAAAGACAAATTCCGGTGCAAAGAAGAGATTCAGCTTCACCGGTACAGGTAAGGTTAAGCGTAACAAGGCTTACCACAGTCACATTTTGACTAAGAAGACAAAGAAGCAGAAGAGAAATCTTGTTCACTCAGCAATCGTGGACAGTAGCAACATGAAGCAGGTTCGTGACCTGTTGAATCTTCGTTAA
- the rplT gene encoding 50S ribosomal protein L20 produces the protein MPRSVNHVASKAKRTRILKKTKGYFGARKNVWTVAKNTYEKGLTYAYRDRRNKKRNFRALWIQRINAAARLYDMSYSQLMGALHKNGIEINRKVLADLAMNNPEAFKAIVEKVK, from the coding sequence ATGCCAAGATCAGTCAATCATGTTGCTTCAAAAGCAAAGAGAACTAGAATTTTAAAGAAGACCAAGGGTTACTTTGGTGCTCGTAAGAACGTCTGGACAGTTGCTAAGAATACCTACGAAAAGGGTTTGACTTATGCATACCGTGACCGTCGTAACAAGAAGCGCAACTTCCGCGCACTCTGGATTCAGCGTATCAACGCTGCTGCTCGTCTCTATGATATGAGCTACAGCCAATTGATGGGTGCTCTCCACAAGAATGGTATCGAAATCAATCGTAAGGTTCTTGCAGACCTCGCAATGAACAATCCGGAAGCTTTCAAGGCTATCGTTGAGAAAGTAAAGTAA
- a CDS encoding IS982 family transposase yields MLTEAKVTEIFCIADDFCKFFDALMAKYTLKPSDKRKYHRDSTMSKAEIMLIMIFFHDSGYRCLKHFYLEKVCKHLRHLFPEVVSYNRFVELEREVAIPLALFIKKVLLGKCTGISFVDSTPLRVCRNQRIHIHKVFRGIAQRGKCSMGWFFGFKLHLICNERGELLNFMITPGGLDDRKPLEYKAFVEFIHGKLVSDKGYISKGLFQRLFVDGIQLITKLKSNMKGALMSVSDKLLLRKRAIIETVNDELKNIAQVEHSRHRSFDNFIVNLLGGIAAYCLFPKKPCINVQRTLDTQLALF; encoded by the coding sequence ATGCTTACCGAGGCCAAAGTTACGGAAATATTTTGTATAGCAGATGACTTCTGCAAGTTTTTTGACGCACTGATGGCAAAATATACGCTAAAACCGTCTGACAAGAGGAAGTATCACCGTGATTCCACGATGTCCAAGGCTGAAATCATGCTGATTATGATATTCTTTCACGATTCAGGCTATCGTTGCCTGAAGCATTTCTATCTTGAGAAGGTGTGCAAGCATTTACGTCATCTGTTTCCTGAGGTAGTCTCGTACAACCGTTTCGTAGAATTGGAAAGGGAAGTCGCCATCCCCTTGGCTTTGTTTATCAAAAAGGTCCTGCTGGGCAAATGCACAGGCATCAGTTTTGTTGACAGTACACCTCTTCGCGTCTGCCGAAACCAGAGAATACACATTCATAAGGTTTTCAGGGGCATTGCCCAAAGAGGGAAATGCTCCATGGGTTGGTTCTTCGGATTCAAGTTGCATTTAATCTGCAACGAGAGAGGAGAACTTCTCAACTTCATGATTACCCCAGGTGGTCTTGATGACCGTAAGCCTTTGGAATACAAAGCCTTTGTAGAGTTTATACATGGCAAGTTGGTCAGTGACAAGGGATATATCAGCAAGGGGCTCTTCCAAAGACTTTTCGTTGATGGCATACAACTTATTACCAAGTTGAAAAGCAACATGAAAGGAGCATTGATGAGCGTCTCGGACAAACTGCTGCTCAGAAAGAGGGCTATCATAGAAACGGTGAACGATGAACTCAAGAACATTGCACAGGTGGAGCACTCCAGGCATCGGTCCTTTGACAATTTCATCGTCAATTTATTGGGGGGCATTGCGGCCTATTGCCTGTTTCCAAAGAAGCCGTGCATCAATGTACAAAGGACATTGGACACACAGCTTGCTTTGTTCTGA
- a CDS encoding protein-disulfide reductase DsbD, which translates to MKFKFLFALLMLFNLTALAQMPVHFSVKENQVSPTEVDVIFTAKIDAGWHVYSPNLGADGPTEAKVFTEKSEGAQAVGKLIAKGAEKNVFDNAFQMKLRYYENNVTFVQKYKITGKTYSIAGYLEYGACNDEMCMPPGSVEFNYKGNGPADAPQPVADAEKKSEEAEADGLAALTDSASSAVPGDTTLSDSAAVASASSPDVNSNDLWKPVINELKAFSNGQNTESRSLIYIFLMGVVGGLVALLTPCVWPIIPMTVSFFLKRAKDDKKKGIRDAITYGISIIVIYMGLAAIITAIFGPQKLNELATNAPFNIFFFLLLVVFALSFFGWFELSLPSSWGNAVDNKAASTTGLLSIFLMAFTLSLVSFSCTAPVVGLLLVQAATSGDWVAPTVGMFGFALALALPFSLFAMFPTWLKQAPKSGAWMNMIKVVLGFIELAFALKFFSVADLAYGWHLLDRETFLALWIVIFGLLGLYLIGRLKFPHDDPSQTAMPVPAIMLGMISLAFTVYMIPGLWGAPLKAISAFAPPINTQDFNLHHQEVEAKYTDYETGMRAAAQAGKPVLLDFTGFGCVNCRKMEGSVWTDAKVAEKLNKDYILISLYVDDKTPLKEQVKVKDVNGNPRTLRTVGDKWSYLQQTKFGYLAQPFYVTVDNAGNPLSGSFTYKEDIPAYLDFLDKGLENYKK; encoded by the coding sequence ATGAAATTTAAGTTTTTATTTGCCTTGCTGATGCTGTTCAATTTAACAGCTCTGGCACAGATGCCAGTACATTTCAGCGTTAAAGAAAACCAAGTATCCCCAACTGAGGTTGATGTAATCTTTACTGCAAAGATTGATGCCGGTTGGCACGTATACTCTCCAAACTTAGGAGCCGATGGGCCTACGGAAGCAAAGGTTTTTACAGAGAAGTCTGAAGGTGCACAAGCTGTTGGAAAGCTAATTGCAAAGGGGGCTGAAAAGAATGTGTTCGACAATGCTTTTCAGATGAAATTAAGGTATTACGAGAACAATGTTACGTTTGTTCAGAAATATAAGATTACTGGTAAGACGTATAGCATTGCGGGCTATTTGGAATACGGTGCCTGCAATGATGAAATGTGTATGCCACCGGGCAGTGTAGAGTTTAACTACAAGGGTAATGGTCCTGCTGACGCTCCACAACCGGTTGCCGATGCAGAAAAAAAAAGTGAAGAAGCTGAAGCCGACGGTTTAGCTGCTTTGACAGATTCTGCATCTTCAGCTGTTCCCGGCGACACAACGCTTTCTGATTCAGCAGCAGTTGCCAGCGCGTCATCACCCGATGTTAATTCCAACGATCTTTGGAAACCTGTAATCAATGAGCTGAAAGCATTCAGCAATGGACAGAATACAGAAAGCCGTTCGCTGATTTACATCTTCCTGATGGGCGTTGTTGGTGGACTTGTGGCATTGCTCACACCTTGTGTATGGCCTATCATTCCTATGACTGTCAGCTTCTTCCTGAAGCGTGCAAAGGACGACAAGAAGAAAGGTATCCGTGATGCCATCACTTACGGAATCTCTATCATCGTTATCTATATGGGACTTGCGGCGATTATTACTGCCATATTTGGTCCTCAAAAGCTGAATGAGTTGGCAACGAATGCCCCATTCAATATCTTCTTCTTCCTTTTATTGGTAGTGTTCGCATTGAGTTTCTTCGGATGGTTCGAGCTTAGTTTGCCATCATCTTGGGGAAATGCGGTCGATAATAAAGCTGCCTCAACCACAGGTTTGCTTTCTATCTTCCTGATGGCATTTACCTTGTCATTGGTAAGTTTCTCTTGCACGGCTCCGGTAGTTGGACTCTTGCTCGTGCAGGCAGCAACCAGTGGTGACTGGGTGGCACCAACGGTGGGAATGTTTGGCTTTGCGTTGGCATTGGCACTCCCATTCTCATTGTTTGCAATGTTCCCAACTTGGTTGAAGCAGGCACCTAAGTCAGGTGCGTGGATGAATATGATTAAGGTTGTATTGGGTTTCATCGAATTGGCATTCGCATTGAAATTCTTCTCTGTTGCCGACTTGGCTTACGGATGGCATTTGCTCGATAGAGAAACATTCCTCGCATTGTGGATAGTAATCTTCGGTCTGTTGGGGTTGTATCTCATTGGAAGGCTCAAATTCCCACACGACGATCCATCACAGACGGCAATGCCTGTACCTGCCATTATGCTTGGTATGATTTCATTGGCATTCACAGTTTATATGATTCCGGGACTTTGGGGTGCACCATTGAAAGCCATCAGCGCATTTGCTCCACCTATCAATACTCAGGATTTCAATCTGCATCATCAGGAAGTAGAAGCGAAATACACTGATTATGAAACAGGTATGCGGGCAGCTGCACAAGCAGGCAAGCCAGTTTTGTTGGACTTCACTGGTTTTGGTTGTGTAAACTGTCGCAAGATGGAAGGTTCTGTTTGGACGGATGCGAAGGTTGCGGAGAAGTTGAACAAGGATTATATCCTGATTTCGCTCTATGTGGACGACAAGACTCCGTTGAAGGAACAGGTAAAGGTAAAGGATGTTAATGGTAATCCGCGTACGCTGAGAACAGTCGGCGATAAATGGAGCTACTTGCAGCAGACTAAGTTCGGCTATCTGGCACAGCCATTCTACGTAACAGTAGACAATGCCGGCAATCCTTTGAGCGGTAGCTTCACGTATAAGGAAGACATACCTGCTTATCTTGACTTCCTTGACAAGGGATTGGAAAACTACAAGAAGTAA
- a CDS encoding IS4 family transposase, producing MNKPQYVFSQLVAFMDSDKFRHIVDKYGGNRYVKHFTCWNQILTLMFGQLSNRESMRDLIVAIEAHYQKCYHLGLGKHVTRSNLAKANTNRACRIFEQYAYYLVSKARRKRAANIFKLDGNVYAFDSTTISLCLNVFWCAKFRKHKGGIKIHTLYDLETQIPAFFHITTASVHDSKAMGEIPIETGAYHIFAPGYNNFNELYRIHRAESFFVVRAKTNLQYKCIKWRRRLPGGIMTDAEIELTIYGSQKGYPEHLRLVRFFDEEQGREFMFLTNAMELTALQVSDLYKNRWQIELFFKWLKQHLKIKKFWGTTENAVRIQIYSAICAYCLVAIVQYDMRLDRSTYEVLQILSMSLTDTTNLRDLFDKTIFKNDKDRSGSGEPNLFNF from the coding sequence ATGAACAAGCCCCAATACGTTTTCTCCCAATTGGTCGCTTTTATGGATTCAGACAAGTTTCGTCACATCGTTGATAAGTATGGCGGTAACCGCTATGTGAAGCACTTCACATGTTGGAACCAGATCCTTACACTCATGTTTGGCCAGTTGAGCAATCGTGAGAGCATGCGAGACTTGATTGTCGCCATAGAGGCACATTACCAGAAGTGCTATCATCTCGGACTTGGCAAGCACGTGACCAGAAGTAATCTGGCTAAAGCCAATACAAATCGTGCCTGTCGCATCTTCGAGCAGTATGCCTACTACCTTGTGAGTAAGGCCAGGCGCAAACGGGCTGCGAATATCTTCAAACTTGACGGTAATGTCTATGCTTTCGATTCCACGACCATCTCGCTATGCCTGAATGTGTTTTGGTGTGCCAAGTTCCGCAAGCATAAGGGCGGTATCAAGATACATACCCTATATGACCTGGAGACTCAGATTCCCGCCTTCTTTCATATCACCACAGCATCAGTGCATGACTCCAAGGCGATGGGGGAAATCCCCATTGAGACTGGTGCTTACCACATCTTTGCCCCTGGCTACAACAACTTCAATGAGCTCTATCGCATACATCGTGCAGAGTCGTTCTTCGTTGTCAGGGCCAAGACCAATTTGCAGTACAAGTGCATCAAGTGGAGACGCAGGCTGCCCGGGGGAATAATGACAGATGCTGAGATAGAGCTGACCATCTATGGCAGTCAGAAAGGCTATCCAGAACATCTTAGGCTTGTACGATTCTTCGATGAGGAGCAAGGCCGTGAGTTCATGTTCCTGACTAACGCAATGGAACTGACCGCACTGCAGGTTTCCGACCTCTACAAGAATCGTTGGCAGATAGAGCTTTTCTTCAAGTGGCTCAAGCAGCACCTCAAAATCAAGAAATTTTGGGGAACAACTGAGAATGCTGTCAGAATACAGATTTACTCCGCCATCTGTGCCTACTGCCTCGTTGCCATTGTGCAATATGATATGCGATTGGATAGAAGCACTTATGAGGTGCTGCAAATCCTCAGCATGTCACTTACAGACACAACAAATCTCAGAGATCTCTTCGACAAAACTATATTCAAAAATGACAAAGACCGAAGTGGTTCAGGTGAACCTAATTTATTTAATTTTTAA